The genomic interval TTGATTTTATTGTTGTTACCGGTACCCAAGTCAATCATAATGTGCTTGTTCCGATAGAAGAACATGCAGGTGCAGGGGTCGTACAACTCATACATCTTGTTGAAGTCTGGTACCTGACTTATGTCAACAAGGTATATAATTGCAAAGTTTTTCATTTTCTCCGCACACTTGTAAAGGGTCTCGTCCATAACCATGCATGTGGGGTCCCAGTCGTGTCCGAAGCGCACAATTACCACCCTGTCTTCCTCCGACAGAATGGCCTGATCTACCTGCCAGCCATTGTGAAGATGCTGTAGCATGTACGACATGGCTGAACTCCACTAGCAGTCCAATCTGGAATGTAGCAACACAACAGAGTATAACTTTGGATtccaaaacaaaaatatgattaaCAACAAATAGCAGGTCAAAGCATTCCAAAGGGCACCTATGTCATTGACATGAGCATTCTGACCTTCAAGAAGGATATTGACCTTGATGTATGTGACTATATATATGGCAACTTGTACCAAAATATTGCCCCCAGGTAGCtatctttgctttgtttaaagaTCTCGGAGAAATTTCACCAGAATTTTCAAGTACATGTAAACTAAATCAATTAACAAATATTACCTGTCTGTAAAGCAACCTCCTATTTAATGtcagtaaacataatttatgtcATCCCACCCATCACAATTCAATAAATAACATGAAGTAAAATGTCTGATATTTCTCATACATCATATCCTCAAGCAAATTCATAATTACATTTTTCTTGTACATGTATAGTAGTATTTAATTAAGTGTATGCCTTTTGAAATGCTCACAGGTCAAAATTCCCAAAAATAGACCCTAACTCGGCCTCTAAGATTTATTTATGACGTCCCACGTTGTCACTCCTACCACTTGTGTTATTATCACTAACTTGCCATCTGAACCGATGCTATTGTGTGTGTTGTTGAAATTGGAAATATTATTAAAAGGTATATATAATAACTTACTTTACATTAAATATAATCCACAAGGtatttttggggggagggggtgcATGTAAATGCTGTAGGTGATATGAAATGCGTTGttgatgctgttgttgtttttcaatacaataaacaattaatataactAAATTCAAAAAAttgattattaatattttgtattcaatACTTTCAGATCAAGTGTTCATAAGTTAGGAATGAGGCCTGAAGCCCTTGGGATTAACAAAAATCGTGCTGTTCTGGCTAACATTCGGAAATTGGAAAACAGTTCCGTTGACTGTAAATCGCTTGGACAAATTGTCCAACGTACAGACTGCTTTAATCAAAACGGTTTCATAAGAGAGtagagaaaaaaaatacaaacacagaTTGGAGCAAAAATCttgaaataacaattaaataaaaacaagtactgCGAACagcaaattaaacaagagctccgcaacgctcggctgcgggtgcagtttttaacaagggctgtttgtaaaacatgcatgcacccatatgggctgtcagttgtagtggcagccattgtctgaatatgttttttgtcaatgtgaccttgacctttgacctagtaacctgaaaatcaataggggtcatctgcaagtcatgatcaatgtacctattacgtttcatgatcctaggcgtaagcgttcttgagtaatcagccggaaaccattttactggttctagtcaatgtgaccttgacctttgacctagtgacctgaaaatcattaggggtcatctgcgagtcatgatcaatgtacctatgaagtttcatgatcctaggcgtaagcgttcttgagttatcatcctgaaaccattttactggttcgagtcactgtgaccttgacctttgacatagtgacctgaaaatcaataggggttatctgcgagtcatgatcaatgtaccaatgaagtttcatgatcctaggcataagcgttattgagttatctaCAGGAAaccaattttactgtttcgattcactgtgaccttgacctttgacctagtgacctgaaaatcaataggggtcatctgcgagtcaccatcaatgtaccaatgaagtttcatgatcctaggcgtaagcattcttgagttatcatctggaaaccattttactattttgagtcactgtgaccttgacctttgacctagtgacctgaaaatcaataagggtcatctgccagtcatgatcaatgtacctattaagtttcatgatcctaggcctaagcattcttgagttatcatccggaaaccaaccGACCAAACGACcgacatgttcaaaacaatataccccctcttcttcgaaggggggcataaatataaatttcatgaatgtatttgaaaatgttgtggCCATATTTGATAAGATTAACATAAAACTTGTTGATTAATATCATAAAACTACAAAGTTCTACCCTGTTAGTACAAACATTTGTAACAAATACATGCGGATTCTGGACAAAAAAGGTATACCTTTTATAGTGCCCATGAATTCATGAGTTTCCATCACTCTACCAAAAAAACTTGGGCTACTtacctttatttcaatattatcaataaagGTTACTTCTTGGATATAAAACTGAAAAAAGGCAcaaattaatacaattttcagtcaataattattttttatgaatggtGATGTACATTGTAACAGTTCGTGTCCAATATGTTACATCTTGAAGTCAGATCTCAAACTGCTTTTACATAATTAACTTGTGTAGTGTCTACAAATGTTATGATAGGAACAAGGATGAGGTCGAACGCCGTGATGACGAATCAATGCCGTTTATTTCAACAAGAATATTTTAAGATTTTGTATACAAATCATGTTTGCTAAGTGGTGTCCAATATGTTACATCATTGactttaaaccaatataaattgTCTCTTTTTGCAAAATgccttaacatattttttttttcaatttattaaatcgTAGGACTTTCCACAAACTCAGCACTGAAATAAAATTTTGCGGTTAACACACCAGCttaaaattcacaaaatgttGGACATCAAATTATTTATGATGTAACCAAAAAGTGCTGGACAGAAAAACCGAGCCcaaatagccatattaggaaaaatgccccgccccttggcagccatgtttttcaagcgcaggttaccattttttaactcatccaagatatcattgggacaaatcttctgagcaagtttcatgaagatcggaaaataaatgtggcctctagattgttaacaaggttttactatagccatataataatgatgatataaggaaaaatgccccgccccctggcagtcatgtttttcaaccaaccggcatcattttctacCTTGTCCAAgaaattattgggatgaatcttctgaccaagtttcatgaagagcagacaataaatgtggcctctagactgttaacaagattttactatagccatatatggaaaaatgccctgccccttagcagccatgtttttcaagcaaatgttaccattttcgaactcatccaagatatcattgagaccaatcttccaaatttcatgaagattggacaataaatgtggcctctagagagttaacaaggcaaatgttgacgccgcacaaagGACGACGCtagacggacaaaaggcgatcacaaaagctcgccaTGAGCATGTtttgctcatgtgagctaaaaatattaagaaacaatattcattgaaatagcaactataaaacaaacaattttttttttaatttaacaacatCGGCATTTGAAAGGAGTGTTTCTACAGACAACTCTGACTGGTGTGCAGTATTTTAGGTGTGTCCAGTGTTGGCATACATCACATTGCGCCCATGTGTAAATTGCAAGAGAATGTCCATTTCTTGAAGTGCAGTAGTACTTCTTGCACACGCAACATTTCTCATCGTCCGTCATATCTTCATCTACAGACATGGAGTCATCATCACAGGTCTATATTGCACGTGATGGTCCTGCTACTGGATTGTCTATAGTCGTTGCCTTGCCAGCGGTTGATGGGCTGGTGGCGGACTGGGCAATGTATTGACGCACAGCATTGAACGTTTTGTCTTTCGTCAGTGCTTTGCCACCAACAACCTTATGATGTTTCGGCGGGGTTTTGACACTTTCTTGGAAACTTCAGTGGGGAAGTCACTGTAGAACTTTGCACCGTCGTTTATGTCAGGCTCATGTTGGATAATGTTATCCACAATAGAAGCCAGCTTTTCGCAGGTGGCTGCATACAGCTCTGAAGGTGCTATGGCATCGCATAGACTAGTCACTGCGTCAATGGCATTCTGCAATGGATAAATTCCAGTCTTCCTGAACGATGCTTGCAAGTTGACAGGCGACAGAGCTACAGTGTACGCTTTGCACACCAATTTGCAAAAATCATACCGAGTCACACATTGGTGGTGCAATCGGAATGGAACGAAACAACCGACATCCATGGGCTGTAAAATATGGGAACAGTGAGGTGGTAGAACGAATAGAACTATTCTGTTCTCTTTTGCCCATTCAATGAGTTTGATGGAGATATGACTCTTGTGACCATCGTACAACACCAATGTGGTATCTTCTTGGTTACGTCCCATGGCATATTTCAAGAAGTGCGTCATCATGCCTTCAGTCCCTTCACTCTTTCCGACCAAAAGCTCCTGAAGCATCCGTTGACCGGGAAATACAAAGAATGGCGGTATCAGGGAACCAAGGGCATTTCCTCTGCCGATCACTGTAACCGTTTTCGATTGTTCGGTCATCACCACTTGAGGACGTGTGTCAAAGCCAGCTACAATGTTTGGTGGTCTATATTCGGTGTTGATGCCCTTTTCGTCGATGTTGTACACAAGGTGAGGTTTGTTGTGGAACTCGTACTTGTCGAAGATATTTTTCAGTTCTTCAAAGTAGTTCAGAATCACCTCCTTAGATGCACAACTTGCTCGTTGTTCAGACAGTCCGGATGGCTTAACAACTTTGAGTTCTGGCCACCTTCCCATGAAGCCATAGAACCATTTGAGACTGAGGGGTTTCTCTTTCTTTCCGCGTTTTCCAAGGTAAACAGCGAAGTTGTACGCCTTGGTGCAGATTTCAGTGCGAGTGTACCCATACCCGACACGCGCTAGGCCTTTCACATGCTTGACCAGTAGCTGTTCCTCACTGAGACTAAGCAGCGGCGCGGGTCCATTTTTCACGATATCAACCGACACTCTGCTGTCTACGCGATCGCGCAACGTTGTAAGAGGCACTCCATAATCCTAGAAGCCCTATAGACGGGGGTGTTATCCTTTTTTTAACTGCCATGTATGCCCTAGTTAAAGTTGTTGGTGAATACGAACGCCGCCTTGCATACGTGGGTCCAGGGAAGTCAGAGGTTTAAGCTTTAAACAAAAAGATTTGTTCCCTCAGTTTTTGCCTTTGCTGTTTACCCAGCAGAGTAGCagtatgttttgtatgatttatCAATGTATTGATGTCAATTTACATAACTAAAACCATATTATGAGCAATCGAAATCCATTCTGATATAAAAAGTCTAAGCAGAACATGTTAATTTATAACCTGTATTTACAGTAGGGTGTAGTATTTTACAATAATCCaaggttccctctgggctttcaaaagttgtcgccacttactttcgccaaatttaaaaagttgtcgccacactggggctacatttgggcaatgaagatcatgttattataatacaaacaaaaactgagcatttacagtatgttaaaggaattgatttaataacagtagtattaataataacaacacatttaacattgttaattaaataaaggcacattcaatcagttgtaactcttgttgattgacaccttcttagcagcttgaatatgttgccacagttttggtgcttcagaagctttatggtattctgaaaatacaaaaagggaaatataatattaatataatactaataataatcaatgaatgtgaagaatataaataatataaatgtgtgctagcatatgatctactacatagagcccttaacacaacagtcaaataaaataagcatttgtgtatatcaaatgtcaaattgatttccatgtgCTAAACTATGTTTACCTTTATTTTTAAGGTACATTCGGTAGTAAATGAATTGATAAGTgttgaggatataaagagttcacacagcatagattgtgtgttggaaatcatattgaaggaaatgaaattctgataaacaactgtctttgtttggtttttgtttgttagctggtgaataATAGCGGtgggaacgtttgcattttgaatgagtctcaaaataagcagcatctaatgttcactttctaaaagtcgttttacactctgaacttgccattttgacgagtgaaacagcaatatgtcaccgtttaaatagaaccaatagatgtaaaatgttttactattttctataattacaccgatttttttaaaaacaatcgatacttacctttttgattgtcattgttgtcaatttaacgGTCTTGAATCTGCTTCAAACAcagtgacaaacacttcacatttaagcgcaaagtcggtatatttcaatattgccttatctctgaagcaataaaactgccgaccaattaagataacttgcaacaacaccccagataatcgcaattatcaccataacattCCACTTTGCGGTAGTCGGCAGTCAGCACCACACTCCATTGATTACAGCGGTATCGCTTACACcatggaaatctatagtattacgactgccgtaaagcggctggtaaacacagcgtcttttgtcattttaagaaaatatgaacccagaaaaatgccgatttttgtaaaatcgccatttacgaaattttgtcgccatattttttattttgtcgcaattggcgccaatggcgatcgacagcggcaACCCTGTAATCATTGAGGAACTTTACCCATAACATTACAGTGGGCGGAGTTTACGGAACAAAAACATGGCTGTCGTATAGAGCGTTCACagttcagggccctcaatctgtcaaatccacggccgaaattcggccgcattcccccccctgaaaagtatactttttccccttttttggagaaaaattccccctaaaaaaaaaatattttttttaattttttttatagattagatgtgtctcatgattattatatctcaattctattttaatttaatcttgtcaaacaaactaaattatgaaaaaagcaatgaatatagtgccaacatgtacaaatgttataattagagagtaagtaaaaaatcacctccaaaagggaaacgccgcgaaaattccccctgctatgggtagcgacccgccttccctaaaatggattgagggccctgcagtAAATTGATGTATTGAGACCTTGTTTACTAAGTTAAAAAAGTGTATTTAGCACAAACCAGTCAAAAACGTATACACTTGTATTCAGTAACTTTGTTACCTTAATTTGTAGCATTTTCACGAAATTGTTGAGATCACAAAAAATCGCCAATGTCAAAAACACTTGCTTGCAAGTTGTTTACCTGTGACGTCATGTAGTTAACAAAAACATGCGCAATATCGGAACCTATCAGAAATAGGTGTCTATCGGAAACAGGTAACGTCACGATACTAATTTGCACTAACAAAGTAACGGAGGTAGAAGCCCCTTACTATTTCAATGCGAATCATCCAGTCCTAAAATATCATTagagtaatttattattaaaacagtAAAACAAGTAACACTAGATTAAATCATCGTTCAAATATTTCGGTATgttataatattgtgaatttaacAATCGATATCCGATTATTTTATCCGTAAATATATGCTTGCGAATGAAACCTAAAACTCATCGtaacatataattaaattatactCGTGTGGAACATAAAAATGAAAGAAGTTCATAACATCGTAAAATAAACTATAATACATACCGATTAAAGGAGTCTTAAAGTATTTTTTTGATAATGAAAAGCGACGAATCGAACGTTCGATTTCGTTACCCGAGTCTGACTGGTCATCGCGAAGGCCACATACCACTTacatatgaaaaatataaaaagacaAACTGTATCAGCTTCCACATCGCCAGCTTCGTCCTCAATTCGTTTTGTTAAGacagccgggggggggggggataatatttcttgtgtttcataacataataataagtaaaaaagTTATGAGTTCTAGTGTAGAACAACAGGATGAACAGTTCTCACCCCTTACCAACTGTGCACAAACTACAGACTTTTGGAAAGCATGTATCGCCTTAATCACTATTCAATACGTATTTACattcttttttaattgaaaactttATATATCCAGTCCAAgtattgtaacaaaatatgactacaacaacagaaacagaaaaataattcaatcgtttcgcgttaaaAGCGGTTTTATTTTGTCAGTTTATGAGGATGATACGAGACTTGTCCAtagtttttttcacatttttaaattTGTCATTTCAGGGGTTTCCTTTGACCCGAGGTCCcaggttttgacgcttgaaaattacagaagatcCTTGTTTGACtcgtgagaaaattacgtcatgcgtcacatttaaCCCgtgggaatataccgacttgcgtcaaggagatcaaaagttgttaagactaagtgATAATTTGCTTGGGgctcatttttttattgataactgtaaacatcggaactataacacaacaataaaattaaagaaatagaaaagttaaacaaagtcaACCACACTTGGGCTCGCACCAATTACCTTTGGAATAAAAAACTAACCACTCAGCCATGCGTGCTgccatatattgtatttattgtatacttTAAATCAGCAATCCAAGTTGTgcaacaaaatataacgataccaTCAGAACTCTTCattttttcaatcgtttcgcgtttgtaacgcttaatGTTTTTGTAAGTTTATAACGATGagtattcttaaaacaaaatatattttgggtATGAGTCTCCGTCCATAGTATTATTTTGCTTACTGATATACATTATTCTTAATTTGTTGAATATGTGACCAAAAGTTGGACAAttatcattttgacaaagtgaGAAAAAGttacattaacatatttttaatgaGTCTGCTTCATAAGTATAACTGAACTCACTGATGTGCGCTGTACTTTGATTTGTTTAATATGCGaccataaataaagaaaattgtCGATTTGACAATCTGTGGACGAGTATATAACGATGATTATTCGCATTCATAATCAAGGTCCCTAAGAACGACATCTTCCAAGGCGACTGGGGCACCAAGGTTAGACCAGACGCATACCGAGACTGGTCAGGGACAGAAGGTAGAATTGGCTTAGGAAAGATCAACGACAGAGTTTTGAGACATCTTGAGTTAGCAAAAAGCCACCAACTCACCCTAGCCAACACTCTAGCTGCACCCACACAAACCGTCCAGAACTAAGAACTGACATGATCCAAACGGGAAAGTACACAACCATATCGATTTTATACTTGCGCCGCAACGGTTCGAGTCAAGCATCAGGAAACTCAAGGATGAATCTATATTCAAAACCAGGCAAATAATAAGAAAGTTATGAGAgatattaaaatagttttcaatATTCTATTAATAAGGTAAACACGTCCTATTTTCTGAATTTCATTTTGATGCCTATATATCACTTCCTACATTATTGTTTTCGTtcgattttttttacatatttgttcAGTCTGTCATCaagattatcatataataaaaagCTTGACACTAATATGTTAATTTATGCAGAATATTTACTATTACTATTTACCATCCcaatttaagaatttaaaaattaatttaatctgtagccaaaaaatgtgacagcattttaatgttttcgctaatattaagtaacaacacacacctaccattaaacaatatatcaggcacttatggtgcaatatacaagcgtttATTGGATAAGCAAGTGTTTAttacaagataacagctattgtataaaggggtactaatggtgcaatatacaggccctttaatcagcattggTGAGATTAGGTGATatctttgaagggggatagtcattcataaggTGAGATTcgcacattatcatacaaaaacattttttaatagtttatcactgttttaattataatcAGGGTAATACCAATTCCTTGGTATTATTGTAgattctgttaataatgctatttTTCCATCATAGCAATTTTTGTACCTTGTAACACATTTAatcttgttaaaattgctattttgtatagcaaatttccttatttttgtgtgaaactgctattttatatagc from Dreissena polymorpha isolate Duluth1 chromosome 1, UMN_Dpol_1.0, whole genome shotgun sequence carries:
- the LOC127856278 gene encoding uncharacterized protein LOC127856278, which produces MTSQDYGVPLTTLRDRVDSRVSVDIVKNGPAPLLSLSEEQLLVKHVKGLARVGYGYTRTEICTKAYNFAVYLGKRGKKEKPLSLKWFYGFMGRWPELKVVKPSGLSEQRASCASKEVILNYFEELKNIFDKYEFHNKPHLVYNIDEKGINTEYRPPNIVAGFDTRPQVVMTEQSKTVTVIGRGNALGSLIPPFFVFPGQRMLQELLVGKSEGTEGMMTHFLKYAMGRNQEDTTLVLYDGHKSHISIKLIEWAKENRIVLFVLPPHCSHILQPMDVGCFVPFRLHHQCVTRYDFCKLVCKAYTVALSPVNLQASFRKTGIYPLQNAIDAVTSLCDAIAPSELYAATCEKLASIVDNIIQHEPDINDGAKFYSDFPTEVSKKVSKPRRNIIRLLVAKH
- the LOC127854192 gene encoding thioredoxin-like protein 4A codes for the protein MSYMLQHLHNGWQVDQAILSEEDRVVIVRFGHDWDPTCMVMDETLYKCAEKMKNFAIIYLVDISQVPDFNKMYELYDPCTCMFFYRNKHIMIDLGTGNNNKINWSMEDVQEFIDIVETIYRGARKGRGLVISPKDYSTKYRY